CCCCCAGCGCCCGCACCGTCTCCCGGCGCCAGCGGCGGTCGCGGCCGGCGGTCATCAGCGTGTTCAGCAGGTCGTACCGCTCGGCGGTCCCGTCGAACATCGCCGCGACGTCGGCGGGCTTCTTGTCGAGAGAGGCGCGGGTCATGGCCCCCACCCTAGAAGGGGGCGCGTCCCCGGCGCGCACCCCGGGTGGGCTCGCGGGACCCGGCCGCTAGGCGTCCTCTTTGGTGACCGCTTTGCGGAACCGCTCCCGCTGGGCCTGGTACCCCTTCATGACCGCTGCGGACATCCGGTCGCGCTGGGCCGCGAGCAGGACGTAGCTGACGACGCCGCTGATGAGCACCGCCATCAACAGCAGCAGGAAGCCGCGGGCGCCGAGCAGCGCCAGCACCCCGGCGGTGGCGGCGAAGATCGCGAAGCGCGCCAGTGTGTAGAGGATGACGGATCGCATGGCACCTCGCAGGCTACCCCGCCTCCGGCGGGCCCCGGCCGGTGCCCCTCGCCGTCCGGCGATCCCCTGACGTGGCCGTATCAGAAGGCCCGGGTCACGTCAGGGACGCGGCGGCTCCGGCGGCGTCTCCATGGGCTCGATCGCCCGGGAACGCCGGCCGCCGGAAGCGCGGGCCGTTGGGGGGCGGGTCACTTCAGGACGTCCCGGAAGAGCACGGGGTCGACGTTGCCGCCGGAGAGGATCGAGACATAGGTGCGGCCCCGGGGCAGCTCGTCCCGGTGGTGGAGGAAGGCGGCGGTGGCGACCGCGCCGCCGGGTTCGGAGACGAGGCGGGCCTCGCGGGCGAGACGGCGCATCGACGTCCTGATCTCGTCCTCGGTGACGGTGACGATCCCGTCCACGTGGGCGCGCATGTGCGCGAAGGGGAGGTCGCCGACCTGCTGGACGCGCAGGGCGTCGGCGACGGTGCGGCCGGTCTCCTCGGCGCCCCAGGCGACGGGCCGCCCCGCGGCCATCGAGTCGCGGGCGTCGGCGGCCAGTTCCGGTTCGACGCCGATCACCGCCGCCTCGGGCCGCAGCGCCTTGACCGCGGCGGAGATCCCGGCGATCAGCCCGCCGCCGCTGATCGGGACGAGCACGACGTCCACGTCCGGGAGGTCCTGGACGATCTCCAGCCCGGCGGTGCCCTGCCCGGCGATGACGCGGGCGTCGTCGTAGGGCGGGATCATCGCGAAGCCGTGCGCGTCGGCGAGCTTGCCTGCGGTCTCGGCGCGGGCCTGCGAGGTCGGCTCGACGTAGACGACCTCGGCGCCGAGCGCGATGCACGCGTCGACCTTCACGCCCGGGGTCGTGTGCGGCATGACCAGGACGGCCTTGATGCCGAGCGCACGGGCCGCGTAGGCGACGGCCTGCGCGTGGTTGCCGCTGGAGTGCGTCACGACCCCGCGCTCGCGCTCGGCCGGCGAGAGGGCGGAGATCGCGGCATAGGCGCCGCGCACTTTGAACGCGCCGATCGGCTGCAACGACTCGGCCTTCAGCAACAGCGCCGGCTCACCGGCCGCCGCGGCCGCCGGGTCGCGGGGAAAGGGCACGAGCGGCGTCCGGACGGCGACGCCCGCTATGCGCTCGGCGGCCCGTTCTATCTCCGGCAGCGACACAAGATCGGACATGTTCTGGGAGACTACTTCGCACGGCGGACAGGGGCTGCCCGCGGCCCGATCCGGACGTGACATGGCAGGTCAAACGGGGTCAATGTGCACGGCGTCGCCGATGTCGCGGGTACCGAGCGTCATCGCTCCTGTTCGGCGTACTACGGACCGTGATCTTTTCCGAAAACAAGGGAGAAATCGGTCTTGACCCGCCACACTGGTAAACAGTCCACCCGCGC
The sequence above is drawn from the Actinomadura hallensis genome and encodes:
- a CDS encoding DUF4229 domain-containing protein: MRSVILYTLARFAIFAATAGVLALLGARGFLLLLMAVLISGVVSYVLLAAQRDRMSAAVMKGYQAQRERFRKAVTKEDA
- a CDS encoding threonine ammonia-lyase, encoding MSDLVSLPEIERAAERIAGVAVRTPLVPFPRDPAAAAAGEPALLLKAESLQPIGAFKVRGAYAAISALSPAERERGVVTHSSGNHAQAVAYAARALGIKAVLVMPHTTPGVKVDACIALGAEVVYVEPTSQARAETAGKLADAHGFAMIPPYDDARVIAGQGTAGLEIVQDLPDVDVVLVPISGGGLIAGISAAVKALRPEAAVIGVEPELAADARDSMAAGRPVAWGAEETGRTVADALRVQQVGDLPFAHMRAHVDGIVTVTEDEIRTSMRRLAREARLVSEPGGAVATAAFLHHRDELPRGRTYVSILSGGNVDPVLFRDVLK